From a single Paenibacillus sp. FSL R5-0345 genomic region:
- a CDS encoding carbohydrate ABC transporter permease produces MAKMKLKWPLYHILIGGLAIIMLYPILWMIMSSFKESRLVFVTAQQLLPDPWVWGNYAKGWEGIAGYSFGVFIKNSLIIVVVATLGAVVSSSLVAFGFARNKFVGHGLWFGIMMMTLMLPSDVVLVPQYIIYAKLEWLDSIKPIVVPQFFGVPFFIFLMLQFIRTIPVELDEAATIDGCGKFGLYFRIILPLIRPSMATAAIFSFYWRWEDLLGPVLYLNSPSKYTVSMGLKMFLDSESVSNWGPMFAMSVLSLAPVMIIFFIFQKQIVEGISTSGLKG; encoded by the coding sequence ATGGCGAAAATGAAACTGAAATGGCCGCTGTATCATATTCTTATCGGTGGCCTCGCTATCATTATGCTGTATCCGATTTTGTGGATGATCATGAGCTCTTTTAAAGAGAGCCGGCTTGTATTTGTTACCGCTCAGCAGCTTCTTCCCGATCCTTGGGTATGGGGGAATTATGCTAAAGGCTGGGAAGGGATTGCAGGATACTCCTTTGGTGTCTTTATAAAGAATTCATTAATTATCGTCGTTGTAGCCACTCTAGGAGCGGTGGTTTCTTCTTCACTGGTAGCCTTCGGATTTGCACGTAATAAGTTTGTAGGGCATGGATTATGGTTCGGTATCATGATGATGACACTTATGCTTCCTTCAGATGTAGTGCTTGTCCCGCAATATATTATTTATGCAAAATTGGAATGGCTCGATAGTATCAAGCCGATCGTGGTTCCACAGTTCTTCGGAGTTCCGTTCTTTATTTTCCTAATGCTGCAGTTTATTCGGACAATTCCTGTTGAACTTGACGAAGCGGCTACGATTGATGGTTGCGGGAAATTTGGTCTATACTTCAGAATCATTCTCCCACTCATCCGTCCATCTATGGCTACTGCAGCGATTTTTTCCTTCTATTGGCGCTGGGAAGACCTGCTTGGGCCAGTGTTGTACCTGAACTCTCCATCTAAATATACAGTTTCTATGGGACTAAAAATGTTCCTCGACAGTGAGTCCGTGTCCAACTGGGGACCTATGTTCGCTATGTCCGTTCTTAGCTTGGCACCTGTCATGATTATTTTCTTTATCTTCCAAAAGCAGATTGTTGAAGGAATCAGCACCAGTGGTTTGAAAGGATAA
- a CDS encoding rhamnogalacturonan acetylesterase: MDSYHFDFGIKDTEPGYTKIRPDTRYSPETRFGFTSDSTVFGRSRGGTDTLRSDFCIPQRAVLLLDIPDGIYRISLLLGDALADTSTVIRAGDGKYVLDTLNVPAGQYVRESFAMRIMGGQLKLTFSGAAPRINAMDIEPDNEPLVLYLAGDSTVTDQGEAGYPYAGWGQLLPRCFKAGLVVDNRAISGHSSKSFIEEGHLDNLAAAIRPRDYMFIQFGHNDSKGDDLRHTDPFTTYKEYLLRMITVAREAGAYPVLVTAVHRRRFDINEAIVDTHGDYLVAMRELSETEQIPLIDLAEKSRKLFETYGVEGTKDLFMWSYPGEYILHPVGVQDNTHFQILGARLLAELIIEGIREAGLNDLMIHLRHGE, from the coding sequence TTGGATAGCTATCATTTTGACTTTGGGATTAAAGATACAGAGCCTGGCTACACCAAAATTCGGCCGGATACAAGGTACTCTCCGGAGACGAGATTTGGGTTTACTTCAGACTCGACAGTATTCGGACGTTCCAGAGGAGGAACGGATACATTACGAAGTGATTTCTGCATTCCGCAGAGAGCTGTCCTCCTATTGGATATTCCTGATGGGATTTACCGCATTTCTTTGTTACTCGGTGACGCTTTAGCAGATACCAGTACAGTAATTCGAGCAGGTGATGGTAAGTACGTATTAGATACTTTAAACGTCCCGGCAGGTCAATATGTACGAGAATCATTTGCGATGCGAATCATGGGTGGTCAGCTAAAGCTCACGTTCTCGGGTGCTGCACCTCGAATAAATGCAATGGACATTGAGCCTGATAACGAACCACTCGTCTTATATTTGGCCGGTGATTCTACGGTAACCGATCAAGGAGAAGCGGGTTATCCTTATGCTGGCTGGGGGCAGTTACTGCCACGCTGCTTCAAAGCAGGACTTGTTGTGGATAATCGGGCTATTTCTGGACATAGCTCCAAGAGCTTTATTGAGGAAGGGCATTTGGATAATCTTGCCGCAGCTATCAGACCTAGAGATTATATGTTCATTCAATTTGGACATAACGATTCTAAGGGTGATGATCTAAGACACACCGACCCCTTTACTACATATAAAGAGTATTTACTAAGGATGATTACAGTTGCTAGGGAAGCGGGAGCCTACCCAGTATTGGTGACCGCTGTACATAGGCGGAGATTTGATATTAATGAAGCAATCGTAGACACCCATGGGGATTATTTAGTAGCTATGCGGGAGCTCTCAGAGACTGAGCAGATCCCTCTGATCGATTTGGCAGAGAAGAGTCGTAAGCTTTTTGAAACCTATGGAGTGGAAGGAACGAAGGATTTGTTCATGTGGAGCTATCCCGGAGAATATATCTTGCATCCAGTTGGCGTACAGGACAACACGCATTTTCAGATTCTAGGTGCAAGACTTCTAGCTGAACTCATTATTGAAGGTATTCGTGAAGCCGGATTAAATGATCTCATGATTCATCTTCGGCATGGAGAATAG
- a CDS encoding carbohydrate ABC transporter permease, whose protein sequence is MAFKKKKLTGRSLRSNLTGYAFISPFVIGFLCFTLIPMIISLYLSFTKYNLFAPPKWIGFDNYIKMFSNDPKYLHSLKVTLLYVFIGVPLRLTFALFVAMILNTKSRMIGAYRTTYYLPSIIGGSVAVSIMWRNIFSDTGIINGMLGFFGLGPVSWFGNPSAALIMLITLSVWQFGSSMLIFLAGLKNIPGEMYEAASVDGAGFFRKFFKITMPLLSSVILFNLVMQTISAFMTFVPAYIISKGEGGPMDGTMLYSLYLFRQAFMFNNMGYASAMAWVMLLLVGIMTGILFKTSKSWVFYESEGGK, encoded by the coding sequence CTGGCTTTTAAGAAAAAGAAGCTAACAGGCCGGAGTTTGCGAAGCAACCTTACAGGATATGCCTTCATCAGTCCGTTCGTCATTGGTTTTCTTTGCTTCACACTGATTCCGATGATCATTTCTCTTTATCTTTCTTTTACTAAATATAATTTATTCGCTCCACCTAAATGGATCGGATTTGATAACTACATCAAAATGTTCTCGAATGACCCGAAATATTTACATTCACTTAAGGTGACGCTGCTTTATGTATTTATTGGTGTGCCTTTACGGCTCACCTTTGCATTATTTGTGGCTATGATTCTAAATACAAAATCGCGTATGATCGGAGCCTATCGTACAACTTATTATTTACCTTCTATTATAGGTGGCAGTGTGGCGGTATCCATCATGTGGCGTAATATTTTTAGTGATACTGGAATTATTAATGGCATGCTCGGTTTTTTCGGCCTTGGTCCAGTAAGCTGGTTCGGTAATCCGAGCGCTGCGCTTATTATGTTGATCACCTTATCCGTGTGGCAGTTTGGTTCATCCATGTTGATTTTTCTGGCAGGTCTAAAAAATATTCCTGGTGAAATGTACGAGGCAGCTAGTGTAGATGGAGCAGGTTTTTTCAGAAAGTTTTTTAAGATTACAATGCCCCTCCTAAGCTCAGTTATTCTGTTCAATCTAGTCATGCAGACGATCAGTGCATTTATGACCTTTGTTCCAGCTTATATTATCTCTAAAGGTGAAGGCGGACCAATGGACGGTACGATGTTGTATTCTCTATATCTATTCCGTCAGGCCTTTATGTTTAATAACATGGGTTATGCTTCGGCTATGGCGTGGGTAATGTTGTTGCTAGTTGGCATCATGACCGGAATTTTGTTCAAGACATCCAAATCGTGGGTCTTCTACGAATCGGAAGGAGGAAAATAA
- a CDS encoding SDR family oxidoreductase, producing MADKKLEGKVAIVTGGGSGIGRATVLEFARNGAKVVLLDRTVENAEKVRKQVEKEGGEALVIECDVAEPPQVEAAINKAAAKWGRLDIVFANAGINGAMTPIETMDIESWDQTIHINLRGTFATVKYAIPHLKDSGGSILINSSINGNRVFSNVGFSAYSTTKAGQVAFMKMAALELAQFQIRVNAICPGAIKTNIDDNTFPSEDLKEVKIPVEFPEGDQPLEEGPGRPDQVAKLALFLASEDSDHITGTEIYCDGAESLLHG from the coding sequence ATGGCAGATAAGAAGCTGGAAGGCAAGGTAGCAATTGTAACAGGAGGAGGTTCCGGTATTGGACGAGCGACCGTGCTTGAGTTCGCCCGAAACGGGGCCAAAGTTGTATTACTAGATAGAACGGTTGAGAACGCAGAAAAGGTTAGAAAACAAGTTGAGAAAGAAGGCGGAGAAGCCCTCGTAATAGAATGCGACGTTGCTGAACCCCCGCAAGTGGAAGCAGCAATAAACAAGGCTGCCGCGAAATGGGGGCGTCTTGATATTGTTTTTGCTAACGCAGGGATCAATGGAGCCATGACGCCCATTGAAACGATGGATATTGAATCTTGGGATCAGACCATTCATATTAATTTGCGTGGAACCTTCGCGACTGTTAAATATGCGATACCGCATCTAAAAGATAGCGGGGGCAGCATCCTGATTAACAGCTCCATTAACGGAAACCGTGTATTTTCCAACGTCGGTTTTTCCGCATACAGTACGACAAAGGCAGGCCAGGTTGCTTTTATGAAAATGGCAGCATTAGAGCTGGCACAATTTCAAATTCGCGTAAATGCGATCTGTCCCGGGGCTATAAAAACCAATATAGATGACAACACTTTTCCATCTGAAGATCTCAAAGAGGTAAAGATCCCTGTTGAATTTCCAGAGGGGGATCAACCGCTGGAGGAAGGACCTGGGCGTCCTGATCAAGTTGCAAAGCTGGCACTATTTCTGGCATCCGAGGATTCAGATCATATTACAGGAACTGAGATCTATTGTGACGGTGCAGAATCGTTGCTCCATGGTTAA